gagctttagaagtgTGCTGATGCaataggtggattttgttacttcTGGTCTAAccagctgtagcttcatatttagcacacagacatgagagcagtTTCAGTCTTCTCAAGAAGTAGTTCCCAAAATGTTGTATTATTCAGAATCGCTTCACTTTAAAAACCTGCAACATACTTTTCATTGATGGTTTTCTCAGCACACAGGCCGTAGTATACAGCTTGCAGGTGACAGCGGTCAGTACAAGAAGTCCAACAATCCCAAATATGAGGAGGGCCATACCTGAGCAATACAAGCAAGCAACAATTTGGTCAACATTACTTTCTAATCTAAGGGCTGTGTCATGAAAAGATGGCAGCAAATGTTTTACCAAGTGTGTGATTGCCTGTGGTTGAAGGGTGGAGAGGCTGCATTTTGTCCACTGGGGTGTGCACATGTCCTGGAGCAGATGTGGTGGTGGTACGTATCTTCTGAGTTTCAGTACCCTCATGTTTAGGGTGGGTTTTCAGATGTGTGATCAAGGAAACAGTTTTGTTTGATGTGGGTACTGTAGTGATATAAGTGGTGAGCTTCTTCTCATTACAAATGGCATCTGAGGTTGCGTTTCCACTAATATTCACTCCCGTTGATTTACATCTAGAATTAAGGGTAAAAGATACAGCTGTAAACAACAGGTTACCACTATAGACATTGCATATTGCATACAATGCATATACACAGCATTTTAAAACTCCAGTGTACTTACTCTTTCCATTTTTGACAGGGTGAGTTGATACGTGTGCTGAAATATCCACTTTCACATTTTGAACATTCTggccaggaaaaaaaaaaagaataattattaTTGAAGAATATTCCTATAATACATAGCATGCAGTCTTGTGTGATCATTCTCTGTACCTCCATCTTTTATTCCAAATCCAGTGGCACATTTGCATGTACAAGAGTCTTTCTCAATGGGAAGAAAGTTTCTACGGCACTgacattttgtgtctttctctttcgTGCACTCCTCTTTGACAAAACTTCCCCAGcctacaacaaaaacacagttaaaggCAGGTAGACTTCAAAACAACTGATTTTGAAACTGACAtttagacagaaaaagagaagctTTTTCATTCAGCGCAGACaaagtaaattacatttttatggtTTGAGCTGTATTATCAGATTTAAGTGTGTGAAATAACATGTAGCCAAGGTTGATCAGCTATAGctcacatatatatttttttttccatttttgtaaCATGCATCATACTAAAGCGTCAACACTTACTTTCATCACACCTTGTACATACTTTGCACTTTTGGGAATGATTCTCTTCAGGCTGAAAATATCCATCAGGGCAGCTTTCACAACCAGTACCGCGAAGAGATACTTTTGTACCTTGATTTATTTCACAATGTCAACAGAAACAACACGTTTTGATCATAGTACCAAAGCACATGAGGAATAAGAGGAAGTTGTAAAGCAAAAACTCGTAGTATATTCTATGGCATTATGCAGAATGAGGAGAAAATATTGTCCCACAAGAAAGTCATACTTTACCTTTTGGGCAAGCATCCAAATTTACAATGAGATCATAAAAAGTCAAAGTGAATATGAGCAGTTTGAGCAGAACCATATTCAATACTTCAGCACTGTTAGCTGCcactgagtgtttcctgtgtaatacaccacagagagaaagacaaatgaatACACCAGAGTGGGATATGCCACCGTTAAAAGGTCTGACGTGAAAAGCCCACGTGTCAGACGGTATGATTCATTTACCACGCATTCATTAAACCACTACCCATTTTTCTGGGGACATTTGATGTGATTGATAAGAGTTTTTCCACTAATAAGTTAAAAGCTCAGACTTTCATAATGTGTCATGACATCTTGTTTGTAACACTTTGCAATGAGgatttaaaaagtataaatataagGAAGATAATAAAGATTATCATAAGTTTCCATTTGCATATTATCCTGACTGTGTTTTAGGATTTAGGTTGggtttttttaatcatctgaAAATTTCACATCAGTTTTCTACAGCTCATGGAATATAATCACCCCAAAAAACTAGCTACTGATGCCTGTTTTAAGATATTGTTTGTTGGCTAGAGATGCACTTTTAACACTCAGCATTTTAATTATTCTTATTTGTCATGTTGTAGtatgtttaaaataatgttttctgtttcaaaatgattttaaccatatatgttaaaaaaataaatcacaaagcTGGGTTAGTCTTTATAAAAATCATCTTGAAattaaaattctaaaaaaacTTATGTGACAGACATATGTATTAGATTTGAGTAACAAGCCtttcacagaaaaggaaaagaaaaaacatctaaGGTTTTCTAAACGTGTATTATCATTCTACTTTCCTGCCATGATGAAGAAGTACAATTTGTACTTTCTCACAGGCACcagtaaaatactgtaataattAGTCATTCGGTAATTCAGTTCTTCAAAAAGCCTTTAACTTTCACACTCTTGGACATTTTAGTTCATTTgacttaaataaaataactcGTCTATATTTTAGACATATGTACATACATTAAGTTGCATCTTATTCATTACAGCAACAGACATCGAAATTGATAAATTTGATCTTTAATCCATATAATTTCGAGGAGCGGCCTAGAATCTTATCATCTGTAATAACATTCAGCTTTAGAGCtatttttgacatgttttttcgGAAACAATGTGACCTTATATTGTTTTGCAAGTAAGGACATGTCATGGCACCTTTGCATATGGACTCAGAAAGCACATGGAAATATGCAAGATACTACAACGACACAAACACTACAGCAGCTACTACATCTTACAAACGGATGTTGCAAACACACCTCCGCTCAGCTTTTAGCTGGATATCATAAGAACAAAGTTAAGTGACTAAATTAACATACATCAATCTGGCAAGCGATCATCACTACACTGAAATGAAATTCAAGTGAATTTCTACATGTGCTGAGATGTTTATCTGTGGAGAAgcagtctgtgtgtctccttCCAACATCACAGAAGATTTTAGTCAGGCTGCTGTTCCTCTGGTTTGCAGGAGGCTTTGTTGTCATGTATGAGCTCCCAAGACAAAGCTTCAAAAGCATTCAAACTCTAAGACGAGTTTCACAGGATGTCAGGGCAGTAGAACTCGAGATGTCAAACAACAGTCACGGTGGGTACACGCCCACACAACCTTTAGAGGAGGGCTTATCAGTCAACATCTGCTCAAATACCTGTCAGTGAGCTATCAGTGTGTTGTGGGGTTTAACCATAGAGTTCATGCTGCTGTAGGACACACACTTTTGCATTCTCATTTTGTGCTAagacaaagcacatgtggagcAAGTGCTGTCCCTGTGGGCACAGGCATACAAGATGATGATTGAGATTCTACACGAGAGTCCCTGCCTGCCAACTCAGAAAGTGATGGGACTGCACCCGGGCTCAAttaacacagacatgaaaactgaacattttctgtttcagctTTATGAGTAAAATGTAGATGTAAATGTAGAGCTAAAACCCCTCTGATAGACAACTGGTGTTGAAATGGTTACCTATCAGGATTGGTAATGTAATTCATATCCAAAAATAGATGGAAATACTGCATATCTGAATGTAAACTACATATCTGACCTGCACACCAGTGATAGCCACACTAATTTATACAGTGAGCTTTATATAAACGTCCTCAATGTTTCTGGTTTTTCAATCTCAGTTTAAGTTCTATATAATCATATTGCAATATCAAACTACAACCAACATGGCAACATttgcaatacatttttaaactgctattaatattatatagttatttacactgttgcccataaagttggaataaaatgtttctttacctcttctcatgaaatgatttattacaACCAGAGGCTCAAGAACAAGGAGGACTCAAAAGCCGGACACCAGGAAGCTTTTAGTCAGTTTCACAGGTTTTAATGAGACACAAGATTTCACAATACTTTCTGAATACAAGACAAAAGGTGTAGCAATACTTTCCTTGGTTAGATGGACCACATGAACACaagacaagacgatctggcacaggacaaagggagacgcagactatttatacattatacatgtaaTGTACTGGCAGCTATGGGCTAGTATCTAACCGTCCATTCATTAGTAAGATACTTGAAAAGGCAATAAACTAACATCCTGGTGGAATTCATTTCATGCTTTAGAACATACCACATCAGTGACAACTGCTCTTACTAAAATAATCAGCAACCTCAGACAAAACTCTGACAACAGTAAAATCTCAATTCTTGTCCTCTTAGACGTACATTAAATGCAGTGTTTGTGACGATGGCCCGTGATATCCTGATCAGTCATCCTGAAAAGTTGGTTGGTCTTCCTGACTGTGCATTAAACTGGTTCAAAATAAGGATCAAAAGGGCATGCCACCTATTTTTGTGTTGCATGGGGGAGTTGCCTTGGTCcattattattttcactatacagtggtgtgaaaaagtatttgcccccttacagatttcttctgcttttttgtcacatttacatgtttcagatcatcaaacaaattttaatatcacacaaagataacctgagtaaatacaaaaagcagtttttaaatgatgatttcatttattaagggacaaaagctttccaaaccaacctggccctatgtgaaaaagtaattgccccctgaacctaataactggttgtgccacccttggcggcaacaactgcagtcaagcgtttgcaataactggcgatgagtctttcatatcgctgtgggggaattttggcccactcttctttgcagaattaattcagccacattggagggttttcgagcatgaacagcctgtttaaggtcatgctacagcatctcaatcggatttaagtctggacttggactaggtcactccaaaaccctcattttgtttttttttagctattcagaggtggacttgctggtgtgcttcggatcattgtcctgctgcataacccaagtgcgcttgagcttaaggtcacgaactgatggctggacattctccttcaggattttctggtagagagcagaattcatggttccatcaattacggcaagttgtccaggtcctgaagcagcaaagcagccccagaccatcacactaccaccaccatgtttgactgtcggtatgatgttctttttcccAAATgctccaaaaagttccacttttgtcccgtcagtccacagaatattttcccaaaagtgtgggggatcatcaagatgttttttagcaagtgtgagatgtgcctttgtgttctttttggtcagcagtggttttcaccttggaactctcccatggaggccatttttgcccagtgtctttcttattgttgaatcatggacactgaccttaactgaggcaagtgaggcctgcagtgctttagatgttgtttggggttcttttgtgacctcctgcatgagacgttgatgcactcttggagtcattttggtaggccggtagtcctgggaaggttcaccactgctccgTGTTTTCTCCgttcggggataatggctctcactgttgttcgctggagtcccaaagccttagaaatggctttgtaaccctttccagactgatagatgtcaataactttgtttcttgtctgttcttgaattgctttagatcggggcatgatgtgttgcattttgagatctttcagcctacttcatgttgtctatttaagtgatttcttgattctacagctctggcagtaatcaggcctgggtgtggcaagtgaaattgaactcagctttcaaaaatgtggttaatcacaattaattcatgatttaacaaggaggggcaattactttttcacatagggccaggttggtttggatagcttttttcccttaataaatgaaatcatcatttaaaaactgctttttgtgtttactcaggtcatctatgtctgatattaaaattggtttgatgatctgaaacatgtaagtgtgacaataaagcaaaaacagaagaaatctgtaagggggcaaatactttttcacaccactgtacgTGTTGCCACTTGCTGGCATCAACAGAGAGCATTATTTAACTATGTTTTCATAGTTACGCCGATGACACACAACTGTACATCTCTGCTGACCCAAATGATGCTGCAGCATTTACCTCCATTTAACCAGTCTAttggcaataaataaataaatggatggataatggataatTTCTTTAATTAAGCATCTTAGGTTAAATAAGGATAAAACTGAAATCCTGCTAGTTGGCcctaaaacaaaaagagaaatgctgCTTTGAATAACGGGGAAATTAACTCCCTGGATTAAATCTGAGGATGCAAGTCCTGGTATCATCTTAGGTTCCGATCTAAGATTCATCCAAGCTGTGGGATTCTTAAAGGTAGTATTCTTAAGGTAAAAAAaccattttattccaactttatgggcaacagtgtagttttttttaacactgtaTTTCTGTAATCTGTGTTACCATTAATAGGAAATTGTGGTTGTCATTTAGATCACTATTGGTCTTTACACCACTCTAAAAACGCATGCTGTGCcagtgcacacatgcattcacaggATGGACATGGACTAATGCAGTTTAGGTCGTGAGGTGTTTAGCACTAAAAGATGTTGCACCTTAATGATCCCAACTCTGCCCTGCTCATAAAAGCTTTTGAGCTTTGGGGGTTTTTTGCACCAGATTTCAAGTTGATTAAAAGCCTCTGCACAGGATGTGGTATGATTTATGTttcttgcagcagcagctgcatggAATAAATAAAGGAGCAACAAGGTTCGAACGACGCTTTGCAGTTTCCGTTGGCAAGTACAAAGGAaaaattcaaacacaaaaaaatccaaGGAGACAGACATCATACTAAAGGCAATAGTATTTGATAAGAAGGTATAGAAGGTATaatgcaaaaacactgcagtaaTTAGAAAAGTACAGATAATGGCACAGGACTGCATCTTGCATGTTCCTTCAGGTTAATTCAGAACTAGCTTACCTGAAATGTGATACATGTGTATCTTTAATGAATACTGTTTTTAATGACGACCACTGTTCATTACTTACTACATTACGCCTGTCTGATTCAGCTCTTTTATGTTAACTTCATAACGTATTtgcagtaaataaatacaaaatgtaactCCAAACCTCAgttatatttattcataaatgtaaTTGTTTCTATCCTTTTCATTTATAGTTGAAGATATAGCATTGGTTTTTCCGCAGCATTTCTAGATTAGGTAAAGCATTCTGAATTGCTTTTgcaaaaaaacttaaattaaatttgGTTTGGTTGAGATAAAATGCAAACTCCAGCACCAACTAATCACAAATTACTTTACTAATGTGCTCGTCATTGGCCAGTGTTGCTGTGTTAATGTTCTGGGCCTTGTCTTTTGAACGTGTGTAATTTCTGGAGGAACCAGTAGGTGATGGTAATAGCACACAGGCTTGTAGTGTTTTTAAAGTTAGAAGAAGAAACTATTCACGACTGCTAATTCCGTAATGCGACATGTCGAAAATCAAGCTGGATGAAATGCGGCATACTGAGCAGTACTTGATGTTGTTTGGCTAGTTGTTGATGAAAGAGAAACTGTCACATCAGGCTTTTTACTCAGTAAGTGCAAAGCAGTCACTGCCTGTCGCTGTCATATCACTTTCACATTTGACGCCTTTTCTACTGAAATACGTCTTTAAACTTGGAAAAATCCACacaaaaatttgttttttgcGCTGTGAAACAAGGAACTAACCTACACACTAACCGTATTCTCTCACAGCGGGTTTGTCCACTGATCctgcccccccaaaaaagcGATGCTGGTCACCGTTTTCTGCGCGCCGAAGGATCGCCCAGAAACCACCTTCGCCCTCGATGTGTCCCcagagctggagctgagagACTTTGTAGCACTTTGTGAACTGGAATCAGGGATCCCGGCGGGCGAAATTCAGGtgagagccaggctagctgtagCCACAGAGCTAACGGAGCTAagggctagctagctagctcacCTGCTAGCATGAATCGGACTTTTGCTGCCTTTACGGACGAAGGGTTGCGAAAGGTCGGTTTTCAACAACAGACACATGTAGCCGACATGTGTCCACAATGGTTACTTACGGTCACAAATGGTCGTCTTCCTCTGTGGGCGGCTTTAAACTAGCCGAAAGTCAAACTAACGGAGCTAAGTGTCAGCTAACGTTAACGGCTTTTTAACGTTAACTCATTATACTGGAGGTGCGTTAGTTTGTCTCACAAACATTAACTTACCCCAACTAATTACCCACAGTTTGTACAGTGGTGTGTTATAGGGTGTGCGAATATTATAATTTAaggattgattttttttaaagtctattGTTGAGCTTTCATAGCTCTAGTACAAAATACAGATTGCGTTAAGCAATAACACATTAAATGTGGCCATCGAATAAATACTGGCCAGGCAAAGCCTCCAGTTTTGGTTATATTGGGGCCATGTCAGACAGGTTTTCTTCTAACTCTGGTTTAGATGTTAGgttagtagtttttttttttattggagcAAAATGGCATTTAACTGAGCAGCCGACATTATCAGTCAATTGCTGATTATTTAGATAATTAGTTCTTACGTCATTTTCCAAGAAAAAAATGCTAATCATTTTCTAATTTGATCCTCTAAGTTATTAGGATTTGCTGCATTTTTGAATATGTAACACGTACATACTATAGATCCATTGAGACAGCGCAAGAAAAAAGGCTTTCAAAATACCTCAACTCACTTTCATGATGAACGATAATACAGTTCGATCTGTTGTGAGGCACACAGGCAACAGAGAGTGAGGGTGATAAATTAACCTGACACCAATACATTGACTCCACAACAAGCAGGCTAGCAGTAATATTACCTCGTAGATGTGGGTTAGAAAGCAGTTTGGTAGATCACTGAACTGGCCAGCCAGTGAATTGCGGTCTTGTTTACTGACTGAATAGTAGAGTTTACAAAAAATACTTAGTTTACCCCGCCATGTGAGGTATGTTCTTTAACATCCACAACAAATACAAAGGAAGCAAGAATATGTAAATCTTCTGGATGAGGATGTAAAATTGGATTCtgtattttttcccccataTATAGATTACTTATGTAGAACAGCCCCTAAAAGACCCCGCTCGTGCCTTGGGGACGTACGGAGTTAAGGATGGAGATGTGGTCGTTCTCAGGCAAGCTGACAGAAGGCCACCACCAACTCAGCCAGCCTTCCCAGGTAAGGCACCAGTTTGTTAAAATTATATGAAAGCTAATGATTCTAGTCTATCACCAGGCTCTGGTTAAGATGCCAATAACTGTACATTAAATGCTCTGAGGGTGTAATCGTTCTGTGTGGTTTGATGTGTTTCCATAAGAAAAGTGGGTTGAGACTTTATTTTTAGACAGAAATATTGGTTTGGTGTGTTGTTGTTAGTGTGTTGATTGATTTTAAGAGAGCAGAGTTATACTGTACGAGACAACAAGGCAACAATAttgaaaatacataaaagatTAATGCATCATCTATTTTATGAGCAGAGTTTTATACATGCAAAATGCTAACCTCACCTTTCTCACCTTTGTGCTCCTTAGGTCTGCCCCACATTGACTTTCGTTCCATCACTGTCCCCGGCACCTCTTCTTCAAGCAGTCAACGTGGTGCCATAAGGTCGCAGCAACAGGCTCCTCAGCTGCCACAGCAGACGTCACCGCCAATGCAGCAGTCACAGCAGTTGCAGCAGACGGAGCAGACACAGCAGCGCGACGCACCATCTTCCACGCCAATGGCCTTTCGCGGCTCCTCTCCTCAGGGGCTGGACGACC
This region of Pempheris klunzingeri isolate RE-2024b chromosome 2, fPemKlu1.hap1, whole genome shotgun sequence genomic DNA includes:
- the LOC139215674 gene encoding tumor necrosis factor receptor superfamily member 4 codes for the protein MVLLKLLIFTLTFYDLIVNLDACPKGTKVSLRGTGCESCPDGYFQPEENHSQKCKVCTRCDESWGSFVKEECTKEKDTKCQCRRNFLPIEKDSCTCKCATGFGIKDGECSKCESGYFSTRINSPCQKWKECKSTGVNISGNATSDAICNEKKLTTYITTVPTSNKTVSLITHLKTHPKHEGTETQKIRTTTTSAPGHVHTPVDKMQPLHPSTTGNHTLGMALLIFGIVGLLVLTAVTCKLYTTACVLRKPSMKTHDSLCRRPVEESGNSSLSPLKLNSGEPQGECLNV